The following coding sequences lie in one Sedimentibacter sp. MB35-C1 genomic window:
- a CDS encoding TlyA family RNA methyltransferase, which produces MKGYLMQEYRLDVYLQTKGLTESRAKAKQLIIGGSVYVNDRLQTKPSGRVTDLDEIKITNNFEYVGRGASKLEKAVKHFNIDIKNKTAVDIGASTGGFTDYLVKNQAKMVYAVDVGHGQLHESLKKNALVINIEGTNFRYIDTAVFKEDINIITADVSFISLKLIFPKIYDISNESTDIIVLIKPQFEAGRHSVGKNGIIKDKKTHLDVLNNIQIYCAESGLCLKEATFSPVKGGDGNIEYLGYIRKESGQISVISESNFKGLINTAFDYYKKN; this is translated from the coding sequence ATGAAAGGGTATTTAATGCAAGAATATAGGCTCGATGTATATCTTCAAACAAAAGGTTTGACTGAGAGCAGAGCGAAAGCCAAACAATTAATTATCGGAGGCAGCGTATATGTTAATGACAGATTACAGACTAAGCCATCTGGTAGAGTAACTGATTTGGATGAAATAAAAATAACAAATAATTTTGAATATGTTGGACGCGGTGCATCAAAACTAGAAAAAGCCGTTAAACATTTTAATATAGATATAAAAAATAAAACAGCGGTGGATATAGGTGCTTCTACCGGAGGTTTTACAGATTATCTTGTTAAAAACCAGGCAAAGATGGTATATGCTGTGGATGTTGGACATGGCCAGCTTCACGAATCTTTAAAAAAAAATGCACTCGTAATAAATATTGAAGGAACAAACTTCAGATATATAGACACCGCTGTTTTTAAAGAGGATATCAATATCATTACTGCAGATGTGTCATTTATTTCTCTGAAACTAATTTTTCCAAAGATCTACGATATAAGCAATGAATCAACAGATATAATCGTACTTATTAAACCTCAGTTTGAAGCTGGAAGACATAGTGTAGGGAAAAACGGTATCATCAAAGACAAAAAAACTCATCTGGATGTTTTGAATAATATTCAGATTTATTGTGCTGAGAGCGGACTTTGTTTAAAGGAAGCGACATTTTCTCCGGTAAAGGGCGGCGACGGCAACATTGAATACCTTGGATACATCAGAAAAGAATCCGGTCAAATCTCGGTTATTTCTGAATCAAATTTCAAGGGCTTAATAAATACAGCCTTTGATTATTATAAAAAAAATTGA
- a CDS encoding arginine repressor has product MKKYTRQTKILELISKKEVETQEELADGLKAMGIDVTQATISRDIKELRLVKVMAKSGKYKYATIGQSQEGITDRLYKIFENSVVSIDNALNIIVLKTIPGAAQICASAIDFMGVDDIVGTLAGDDTVFVAIRSMDNVEYVLEEFKKNIR; this is encoded by the coding sequence ATGAAAAAGTATACAAGACAAACAAAAATTCTTGAGCTTATTTCAAAAAAAGAAGTAGAAACTCAGGAAGAGCTTGCTGATGGCTTGAAAGCTATGGGAATCGACGTTACTCAGGCTACCATTTCAAGAGACATTAAAGAGCTTAGGCTTGTAAAGGTTATGGCTAAAAGTGGGAAATACAAATATGCTACAATAGGGCAAAGTCAGGAAGGAATCACAGACAGGTTGTATAAAATATTTGAAAATTCCGTTGTTTCCATTGACAATGCTCTTAACATTATTGTTCTTAAGACGATACCAGGAGCAGCTCAGATATGTGCATCAGCGATTGACTTCATGGGAGTAGATGATATAGTAGGAACTCTTGCAGGAGATGATACCGTGTTTGTAGCAATAAGATCTATGGATAATGTAGAATATGTTTTAGAAGAATTTAAAAAGAATATTAGATAG
- the scpB gene encoding SMC-Scp complex subunit ScpB: protein MNLKSVLESLLFAWGEPLNVNEISKLLNMPAHKVTSALDEMADQFSMDTDRGLILQKFGSSYQLTTKKANFEFIQNLLQTTVNRSLSTASMETLSIIAYKQPVTKVEIELIRGVKCSNVVKGLVEKGLIKEVGKLDKPGRPSLYATTDGFLKHFGLNSIDELPALKIEFEEGKKAT, encoded by the coding sequence ATGAATTTAAAAAGTGTACTTGAAAGCTTACTTTTTGCTTGGGGAGAACCTCTAAATGTAAATGAAATATCAAAATTATTGAATATGCCTGCTCACAAAGTTACTTCTGCCTTGGATGAAATGGCAGATCAATTTTCTATGGATACTGACAGAGGTCTTATTCTCCAGAAGTTTGGCAGTTCTTATCAATTAACAACAAAAAAAGCAAATTTTGAATTTATTCAAAATCTGCTGCAAACAACTGTAAATAGAAGCTTGTCTACCGCTTCAATGGAGACATTATCTATAATAGCATACAAACAGCCTGTTACAAAAGTTGAAATAGAACTAATAAGAGGAGTTAAGTGCTCAAACGTAGTTAAAGGTCTTGTAGAAAAGGGACTTATTAAAGAGGTTGGTAAGCTGGATAAACCGGGAAGACCATCTCTATATGCAACAACTGATGGATTTTTAAAGCACTTCGGTCTTAATTCCATCGATGAACTTCCTGCATTGAAAATAGAATTTGAGGAGGGAAAAAAAGCAACGTAG
- a CDS encoding NUDIX hydrolase gives MNTEITVKSEKIFEGKIINLRVDTVELEDKKYTKREIVEHKDASAILAVNEKNEMLLVKQYRKAVEDFLYEVPAGIINIAEEPIECALRELKEETGFEAKKIKKLFEFYTSPGFSNEKLFLFKAEELTFTSTNFDEDEFIESISVSKEEVKKMLETGKILDSKTLIAIIHWLNS, from the coding sequence TTGAATACTGAAATAACCGTTAAAAGTGAAAAAATTTTTGAAGGTAAAATAATAAATTTAAGAGTAGATACAGTTGAGCTTGAAGACAAAAAATATACTAAAAGAGAAATAGTAGAACATAAAGATGCTTCTGCCATCTTGGCAGTAAACGAAAAAAATGAAATGCTGCTTGTAAAACAATATAGAAAGGCTGTAGAGGATTTTCTGTATGAGGTTCCAGCAGGAATAATAAATATAGCTGAAGAACCTATTGAATGTGCTTTGCGAGAGTTAAAGGAAGAAACAGGTTTTGAAGCTAAAAAAATTAAAAAATTATTCGAATTCTATACTTCACCAGGGTTTTCAAACGAAAAATTATTTTTATTTAAAGCTGAAGAGCTGACATTTACTTCCACAAATTTTGATGAAGATGAATTCATAGAAAGCATTTCAGTCAGCAAAGAAGAAGTAAAGAAAATGCTGGAAACAGGAAAGATTTTAGACAGTAAGACATTGATAGCAATCATACACTGGCTGAATTCTTAA
- a CDS encoding D-alanyl-D-alanine carboxypeptidase family protein, with protein MKKYIAMFFLMLLIANLTAIPAFGIEPDALVSNAVILINGDDGQVLFEKNSNDKMPPASITKIMLLLLISEKMDRGEIKLDQEMTISEYAAGMGGSQIYLEANETQNVESMLKAISMRSANDASVAMAEFMYGSEEGCVKAMNDRAKELGMNNTNFVNVTGLPEPEHLTTANDIAIMTKELLKYNYVNEYMLTWMDSVWVGKEKDSEQVLVNTNRLINNYEGLLGGKTGYTTDAKYCLSAAAKRNDTTLIAVVLGCDTTKIRFNEITKLLNEGFANYKNLVFHKKGEAISSSPVYCGKEENFNVVSKENIFYFTESNCKIEDFNLEYLIDENLKAPLSKDVAIGKAILSRNGQVLGEYDLYPEKDIDKEGLFKFYLNNILNTIMK; from the coding sequence ATGAAGAAATACATAGCCATGTTTTTTTTGATGTTACTAATCGCAAATTTGACTGCCATTCCCGCATTTGGAATTGAGCCTGATGCTTTAGTGTCAAACGCAGTAATACTGATAAACGGTGATGACGGTCAGGTACTTTTTGAAAAAAACAGCAATGATAAAATGCCGCCGGCAAGTATAACAAAAATTATGCTTTTATTGCTGATTTCAGAAAAGATGGATAGAGGGGAAATAAAACTCGATCAGGAGATGACAATTTCAGAGTATGCCGCCGGAATGGGCGGAAGTCAAATATATCTCGAAGCTAATGAAACTCAAAATGTTGAAAGTATGCTGAAGGCCATATCAATGCGTTCCGCAAATGATGCTTCAGTTGCAATGGCTGAATTTATGTACGGCTCAGAAGAAGGCTGCGTTAAGGCAATGAATGACCGGGCAAAAGAACTGGGCATGAACAATACTAATTTTGTAAATGTTACAGGACTTCCGGAACCTGAACACTTAACAACAGCTAACGACATTGCAATAATGACAAAAGAGTTACTTAAATATAATTATGTTAACGAATATATGCTTACTTGGATGGATTCTGTGTGGGTTGGCAAAGAGAAAGACTCTGAGCAGGTACTTGTAAATACAAACAGATTGATAAACAACTACGAAGGACTTTTGGGAGGCAAGACCGGATATACAACAGATGCAAAGTATTGCCTGTCAGCTGCGGCCAAAAGGAATGATACTACATTAATAGCAGTTGTGCTGGGATGCGACACTACAAAAATTCGTTTTAATGAAATTACAAAACTGCTAAACGAAGGCTTTGCTAATTATAAAAATCTTGTATTTCATAAAAAAGGCGAAGCAATTTCCTCTTCACCTGTGTACTGCGGAAAGGAAGAAAACTTCAATGTTGTAAGTAAAGAAAATATTTTTTATTTTACAGAAAGTAATTGTAAAATTGAAGATTTTAATTTAGAATATTTAATAGATGAAAATTTAAAAGCACCTTTAAGCAAAGATGTTGCAATAGGAAAGGCTATTCTTTCAAGGAACGGTCAAGTCCTTGGAGAGTACGATCTTTATCCTGAAAAGGATATTGATAAGGAAGGACTTTTTAAATTTTATCTTAATAATATACTGAATACTATAATGAAATAA
- a CDS encoding ScpA family protein, protein MDYSVSLSIFQGPFDLLYHLIEKKEIDIYDIPIAEITDQYLEYINQMMQFNMNVASEFILMASTLIEIKSQMLLPQKEKEEDPRQELVSKLLEYKLFKEISETLKKYEDENSYYFSKPKEEIAVTSDSKTEQLSLNEINIYELYNVFISLLKNHNLKIAGEEKLKVYRENYSVKDCTEELLKKIKISGRVSLFETFREKDKITKEYVITAFLAVLEVSNKQDIKIYQTDTYSDIIIIAA, encoded by the coding sequence ATGGATTATTCCGTGAGTTTAAGCATATTTCAGGGACCATTTGATTTGCTGTACCACCTGATTGAAAAAAAAGAAATAGATATTTATGATATTCCTATTGCAGAAATAACAGACCAATATCTTGAATATATTAATCAAATGATGCAGTTTAACATGAATGTTGCCAGCGAATTTATTTTAATGGCTTCAACACTCATTGAAATAAAATCACAAATGCTGCTGCCCCAGAAGGAAAAAGAAGAAGATCCAAGACAAGAATTGGTCAGCAAACTTCTGGAATATAAATTGTTTAAGGAAATATCTGAAACACTGAAAAAATATGAGGATGAAAACAGCTATTACTTTTCAAAACCCAAGGAAGAAATAGCAGTTACTTCCGATTCAAAAACTGAACAGCTTTCGCTTAACGAAATAAATATATACGAGTTATACAATGTGTTTATTTCATTGCTGAAAAATCATAATTTGAAAATAGCAGGCGAAGAAAAGCTAAAGGTATACAGAGAAAATTACAGCGTCAAGGATTGTACGGAAGAACTTTTAAAAAAAATAAAAATATCAGGTCGTGTTTCATTGTTTGAAACGTTCAGAGAGAAGGACAAAATAACAAAAGAGTATGTAATTACTGCATTTCTTGCTGTTCTAGAAGTATCAAACAAACAGGATATAAAAATTTATCAAACTGATACATACAGCGATATAATTATAATTGCTGCATAG
- the xseB gene encoding exodeoxyribonuclease VII small subunit produces the protein MEYNSFESALENLKKIVQDFETSDSLSLDQLLENYEEGMKAYSYCAKKLEDTQRKIKVIDETFK, from the coding sequence ATGGAATATAACAGCTTTGAAAGTGCATTAGAAAACTTAAAAAAAATAGTCCAGGATTTTGAAACAAGTGACAGCTTGTCTTTAGACCAGCTGCTGGAAAATTATGAAGAAGGAATGAAAGCATATTCTTATTGTGCTAAAAAACTTGAAGACACACAAAGAAAAATCAAGGTAATTGACGAAACGTTTAAATAG
- a CDS encoding tyrosine-type recombinase/integrase produces MDKNIVNYKLYLISKKLSDNTISSYIYDVNSFKEYLYNNYELGLVKTKKAHILTYLVNLQKQGKSSSTISRTISALKNFFEFLKKDKLVDNNPAISIHSPKQIKKSPAVLSENEVTLLMKQPDTDTFKGSRDSAILELLYSSGIKVTELINIKKSDINLNTGIINISGQKERIVPLSKHANNSIYNYMNNFRDKKCKEDNEFLFINITGESISRQGIWKILKFYEKKMKLGKELSPQILRNSFAVHLLSNGADLGTVQELMGLSSLAAAQNYLCSVEFKSLEVFKKTFPRV; encoded by the coding sequence ATGGATAAAAATATAGTTAACTATAAGTTGTATCTTATTTCAAAAAAATTAAGCGATAATACCATAAGTTCGTATATTTATGACGTAAACAGCTTTAAAGAATATCTTTACAATAATTATGAGCTTGGATTAGTTAAAACCAAAAAAGCTCACATACTTACGTATCTTGTGAACCTTCAAAAACAGGGTAAAAGTTCTTCAACTATATCAAGAACTATCTCAGCACTTAAGAATTTTTTTGAATTTCTAAAAAAAGACAAGCTTGTAGATAACAATCCTGCAATAAGCATACACAGCCCTAAACAAATTAAAAAATCTCCTGCGGTACTTTCCGAGAATGAAGTAACCCTTTTGATGAAACAGCCGGATACAGACACATTCAAAGGAAGCAGAGATTCAGCAATACTGGAATTATTGTATTCTTCCGGAATTAAAGTGACTGAGCTGATAAACATCAAAAAAAGTGACATTAATCTTAATACCGGCATAATTAACATATCAGGACAGAAAGAACGAATAGTTCCATTAAGTAAACATGCAAACAATTCAATCTACAATTACATGAATAACTTCAGGGATAAGAAATGTAAAGAAGACAATGAATTCCTATTTATCAATATTACCGGCGAATCAATTTCAAGGCAGGGGATTTGGAAAATATTAAAGTTTTACGAGAAAAAAATGAAATTAGGCAAGGAATTGTCGCCCCAGATATTAAGAAATTCATTTGCGGTTCATTTGCTTTCTAACGGAGCAGATCTCGGAACCGTTCAGGAGTTGATGGGACTTAGCAGCCTTGCTGCAGCTCAGAACTATTTATGTAGCGTTGAATTTAAATCATTGGAAGTGTTTAAAAAGACATTTCCAAGAGTATAA
- a CDS encoding phosphopentomutase, translating to MNRAVLIVLDSVGVGELPDAADYGDIGSNTVKNIYKNIDDFSLPNLEKLGLLNIDGFEDIKKSDSYTGTVAKCTEKSKGKDTTTGHWEISGLVLEKPFPTYPKGFPKDFIDEFEKKVGRKTIGNYPASGTEIIKELGNEHIETGNLIVYTSADSVFQIAAHEEVVQLNELYKICATAREMLKGEHGVGRVIARPFIGKDGNYTRTENRRDFSLLPPEDTMLDYIKNNGMEVFAIGKIEDIFANKGMTKSNHTHNNKEGIEATLNAMKEDFKGLIFTNLVDFDMVYGHRNNVQGYADALKYFDDKLPEIIDNLKEDDVLIITADHGCDPTTESTDHSREYIPLILYGKNIQGNNNLGILDTYASIGKTILNMFNIENHIEGTSVLGNILK from the coding sequence ATAAACAGAGCAGTTTTAATAGTATTGGACAGCGTGGGAGTTGGTGAACTTCCAGATGCTGCAGATTACGGAGATATCGGTAGCAATACAGTAAAAAATATATATAAAAATATAGATGATTTTTCACTGCCTAATTTAGAAAAATTAGGTCTTTTAAATATTGATGGATTTGAGGATATAAAAAAATCCGACAGTTATACCGGTACTGTTGCCAAGTGTACTGAAAAATCAAAAGGTAAGGATACCACAACCGGCCATTGGGAAATAAGCGGCCTGGTGCTTGAAAAGCCATTTCCAACGTACCCAAAAGGGTTCCCAAAAGATTTCATAGATGAATTTGAAAAAAAAGTAGGGAGAAAAACAATTGGAAACTATCCTGCTTCAGGAACAGAGATTATCAAAGAATTAGGCAATGAGCACATTGAAACAGGAAATCTTATCGTATATACATCTGCAGATTCTGTATTTCAAATAGCAGCTCATGAAGAGGTTGTACAGCTAAATGAACTTTACAAAATCTGTGCAACTGCCAGAGAAATGCTTAAGGGAGAGCACGGTGTAGGCAGGGTTATAGCAAGGCCGTTTATCGGCAAAGATGGAAATTACACAAGAACAGAAAACAGAAGAGACTTTTCATTGCTTCCTCCTGAAGACACTATGTTAGACTATATTAAAAATAACGGTATGGAAGTATTCGCCATAGGAAAAATTGAAGATATATTTGCTAATAAGGGAATGACGAAATCTAACCATACCCACAACAACAAAGAAGGCATTGAAGCAACATTGAATGCAATGAAAGAAGATTTTAAAGGCTTAATTTTTACTAATCTTGTTGACTTTGACATGGTATATGGTCACAGAAACAACGTGCAGGGTTATGCCGATGCTTTGAAATACTTTGATGACAAGCTTCCGGAAATAATTGATAACCTTAAGGAAGATGATGTACTCATAATTACTGCAGATCATGGGTGCGATCCTACAACTGAAAGTACCGATCATTCAAGAGAGTATATTCCTTTAATTTTATACGGAAAAAACATTCAAGGAAATAACAATTTAGGCATCCTAGATACCTATGCATCCATAGGCAAGACAATTCTTAACATGTTTAATATAGAAAACCACATCGAAGGAACAAGCGTGCTGGGAAATATACTTAAATAA
- the spo0A gene encoding sporulation transcription factor Spo0A: protein MKKKVKVVIADDNKEFRLILKDFLLSKNIFDVVDVADDGIKALEAVEKHEPDILILDIIMPHLDGLGVMEKLHKKELKKFPKVIILSAVGHDKVTQRAINMGVDYYIVKPFNFESFADRLIQLSDIETSRAQNKSREIVYNEKVNAELSLEVKITEILHEVGVPAHIKGYQYLRTSIIDVVNNIELLGAITKELYPMIASKYSTTPSRVERAIRHAIEVAWTRGKIETINNIFGYTIHNNKGKPTNSEFIAMIADKLRLEQKVS, encoded by the coding sequence ATGAAAAAAAAGGTTAAAGTAGTTATTGCTGATGACAACAAGGAATTTCGGCTTATTCTTAAGGATTTTTTGCTAAGTAAGAACATATTTGACGTTGTGGATGTCGCCGATGATGGGATAAAGGCGCTGGAAGCAGTCGAGAAGCATGAGCCTGACATATTAATATTGGATATAATCATGCCGCATCTGGATGGCTTAGGGGTAATGGAAAAACTACACAAAAAGGAACTTAAAAAATTTCCTAAAGTTATTATTTTATCAGCTGTCGGCCATGATAAAGTCACTCAAAGAGCAATTAATATGGGTGTGGATTACTACATAGTTAAACCATTTAATTTTGAATCGTTTGCGGACAGACTAATTCAATTGTCGGATATTGAAACTTCAAGAGCTCAAAATAAGAGCAGAGAAATTGTATATAACGAAAAAGTAAATGCAGAATTAAGTCTTGAAGTTAAAATAACTGAAATTCTTCATGAAGTCGGAGTACCGGCACACATAAAAGGGTATCAATACTTAAGAACTTCAATAATAGATGTGGTAAATAATATTGAACTTCTTGGAGCTATTACTAAGGAATTGTATCCAATGATAGCTTCAAAATACAGTACCACTCCAAGCAGAGTTGAAAGAGCAATCCGGCATGCAATTGAAGTTGCATGGACCAGAGGAAAAATAGAAACTATTAACAATATATTCGGTTATACTATACATAATAATAAAGGTAAGCCGACTAATTCAGAATTTATTGCAATGATAGCTGATAAGCTTAGGCTAGAACAAAAGGTATCATAA
- the spoIVB gene encoding SpoIVB peptidase codes for MKNFAKRVLFFIFFIAILLAAVYFGYDLKTNPYVLTQLDNEVMESEGKYIIPGGQTIGVELKTAGILVVGLADIIGTDKLSLSPAKAAGMQIGDKILKIDEIVIETTDDILKYTEEHGIKNYNFTIERHGSIIDLNFTPVKIYESDEIKFGFWARENIAGIGTVTFIDPDTGKFSAIGHGISDSETGSLIDIEAGTISKANITSIKSGKKGEPGEIIGYIIRDENSLGTVENNTNFGIYGNINKASLGYFSSNLIEVGKKEEMRIGPAQIFSCVNNEIQVYDVEITKMFYQNKPGEKSFVIKIVDNDLLNLTNGIIQGMSGCPVIQNNKIVGAVTHVFMNDPTKGYGIYIEWIFDQIYSNSNS; via the coding sequence ATGAAAAATTTCGCTAAAAGAGTTTTATTCTTTATTTTTTTTATTGCAATTTTACTGGCGGCGGTTTATTTTGGCTATGATCTTAAAACAAATCCCTATGTCTTAACACAATTAGATAATGAGGTAATGGAATCCGAAGGTAAGTACATAATACCCGGAGGGCAGACCATAGGCGTGGAATTGAAAACTGCAGGAATATTGGTAGTAGGATTGGCTGATATAATAGGTACCGATAAATTATCACTATCTCCTGCTAAAGCAGCAGGAATGCAAATTGGAGATAAAATACTTAAAATTGATGAAATTGTTATTGAAACAACTGATGATATTTTGAAGTACACAGAAGAACATGGAATTAAGAACTATAACTTCACCATAGAAAGACATGGAAGCATTATTGATTTAAATTTTACGCCTGTTAAAATTTATGAAAGTGATGAAATAAAGTTTGGCTTCTGGGCCAGAGAAAATATTGCGGGAATAGGAACAGTGACTTTTATTGATCCTGATACAGGTAAATTCAGTGCCATCGGGCATGGCATTTCAGATTCGGAAACAGGCTCCCTAATAGATATTGAAGCAGGAACCATATCAAAAGCAAACATTACAAGCATAAAATCGGGAAAAAAGGGTGAACCTGGTGAAATTATAGGATATATTATAAGGGATGAAAACAGTCTGGGTACAGTTGAGAATAACACTAACTTCGGTATTTATGGAAATATAAATAAGGCTAGTCTGGGTTATTTCAGCAGTAATTTAATTGAAGTTGGTAAAAAGGAAGAAATGCGCATAGGTCCGGCACAAATTTTTTCTTGTGTTAACAATGAAATACAGGTTTATGATGTAGAAATAACAAAAATGTTTTATCAAAACAAACCGGGTGAAAAAAGTTTTGTAATCAAAATTGTTGACAATGATTTACTTAATCTTACAAACGGTATAATACAAGGCATGAGCGGTTGCCCTGTAATTCAAAACAATAAAATTGTAGGTGCCGTTACACATGTGTTCATGAACGATCCCACAAAGGGATACGGAATATATATTGAATGGATTTTTGATCAAATTTACAGTAATTCCAACAGTTAG
- the recN gene encoding DNA repair protein RecN, with protein sequence MLLNLSIRNFAVFEEESIKFNKGFNVFTGETGSGKSILIEALSLILGERASKDLIRKGKNSAFLEAVFDIEDFKAVQNILNEINIEIDSEDYLIISREILDSGKSISKINGRTIPLSSLKEVSSYLIDIYGQFGHESLFKKERHIALLDSLIQKDMDKDLSEYSKIYAEYSSKLSEIDFLKKKLIDKNTKIEQLQYEIDEIDEADLKESEEEELLKEIKKLSNIKEIQSSLYEANNLLSLDSSLNNVYTILNRIKTYDENLEAFIKRLDILLEEIQYLNYDLRDYSEKTEFNENELDKIECRMSLINRLKRKYGFTIEKISDYRNASENELNLLKEAEYKMNKLTEEKNKIFSKLVSYSERISSKRKSAAKMLETKLLKELNDLNMKNISFKVNIKRKSNYSPDGIDDVEFLIATNAGSDLNSVQKVVSGGEASRIMLAFKKISSDIESSQTTMVFDEIDSGISGKTAQMAGIKMNYISDKHQVICVTHSPQIASISKNHFLIEKKVVNGNTYSTVKKLDKESKIYEVARLLSGMKITEKSLNNAKDLIESSITA encoded by the coding sequence ATGCTGCTTAACTTAAGTATACGCAATTTTGCTGTATTTGAAGAAGAATCTATTAAATTTAATAAAGGATTTAATGTTTTTACCGGAGAAACAGGGTCCGGTAAGTCAATATTGATTGAAGCGTTGTCACTGATTCTTGGTGAAAGAGCTTCAAAAGATTTAATAAGAAAAGGTAAGAATAGTGCATTTCTTGAAGCTGTTTTTGATATTGAAGACTTTAAAGCAGTTCAAAACATACTGAATGAAATAAATATTGAAATCGATTCAGAAGATTATCTTATAATATCAAGAGAAATCCTGGACAGCGGAAAAAGTATAAGCAAAATAAACGGCAGAACTATACCATTAAGCTCACTAAAAGAAGTAAGCAGCTATTTAATTGATATTTACGGGCAATTCGGACACGAGAGCCTGTTTAAAAAAGAAAGGCATATTGCTTTGTTGGACAGCCTTATCCAAAAAGATATGGATAAAGACTTATCAGAGTATTCTAAAATATATGCAGAATACAGCAGCAAGTTAAGTGAAATAGACTTTCTTAAGAAAAAACTCATTGACAAAAATACTAAAATAGAACAACTTCAATATGAAATTGATGAAATTGACGAAGCTGACTTAAAAGAATCTGAAGAAGAGGAACTGCTTAAAGAAATTAAAAAGCTTTCAAATATCAAAGAGATTCAAAGTTCATTGTATGAAGCCAATAATTTACTGAGTCTGGACAGTAGTCTGAATAACGTTTACACAATTCTGAATAGAATAAAAACGTATGACGAAAATTTGGAAGCTTTTATAAAAAGGCTTGATATATTGCTTGAAGAAATACAATACTTAAACTATGATTTAAGAGATTATTCCGAAAAAACGGAGTTTAATGAAAATGAACTAGATAAAATAGAATGCAGAATGTCTCTCATCAACAGGTTAAAGAGAAAATACGGATTTACAATTGAGAAAATAAGTGACTATAGAAATGCTTCAGAAAATGAATTAAATTTATTAAAAGAAGCAGAATATAAAATGAATAAACTGACAGAAGAAAAAAATAAAATATTCAGCAAGCTGGTAAGTTATTCTGAAAGAATATCAAGCAAAAGAAAAAGTGCTGCAAAAATGCTTGAAACAAAGCTGCTTAAAGAACTAAACGATCTTAATATGAAAAACATCAGTTTCAAGGTGAACATTAAAAGAAAAAGCAATTATTCGCCGGACGGTATTGATGATGTGGAATTTCTTATAGCAACCAATGCCGGAAGTGATTTGAATTCTGTGCAAAAAGTGGTATCGGGAGGAGAAGCCTCCCGAATTATGCTTGCATTTAAAAAAATTAGTTCAGACATTGAAAGTTCCCAGACAACCATGGTATTTGATGAAATTGATTCAGGTATAAGCGGGAAGACAGCTCAAATGGCAGGAATAAAAATGAACTATATTTCAGATAAACACCAGGTGATTTGTGTAACACATTCCCCTCAAATTGCATCAATTTCTAAAAATCATTTTTTAATTGAAAAAAAAGTTGTTAATGGAAATACTTACAGCACTGTAAAAAAACTTGATAAAGAAAGCAAAATTTACGAAGTTGCAAGATTACTGAGCGGCATGAAAATTACCGAAAAATCTTTAAATAACGCAAAAGATTTAATTGAATCAAGTATTACTGCATAA